One region of Armigeres subalbatus isolate Guangzhou_Male chromosome 3, GZ_Asu_2, whole genome shotgun sequence genomic DNA includes:
- the LOC134224666 gene encoding hsp90 co-chaperone Cdc37-like: MRWSKCRMAHIGNQSICMQYILDFAKQLDVDPRTCVKYFLKRIQVAELDYKKQFRWAIKAFQEGIAKQARIKKQ, encoded by the exons ATGAGATGGTCGAAATGTCGGATGGCCCATATTGGCAACCAATCTATCTGTATGCAGTATATTTTGGACTTTGCCAAACAG CTTGATGTTGACCCCCGTACCTGTGTCAAATACTTCTTAAAGCGCATTCAAGTAGCAGAACTCGACTACAAGAAGCAGTTCCGATGGGCGATCAAGGCATTCCAGGAAGGGATCGCGAAGCAAGCTCGGATAAAGAAGCAATAA
- the LOC134219635 gene encoding protein archease-like, giving the protein METTLETKEHIIPEVKYEYLDHTADVQLHAWGESLKEAFEQCGMAMFGYMTELSSVEIQKCYEIQTDPTDDLENLLFRFLDELLFLFSAEPFLICKKLEIMKFEMEPENFHIVCRCYGEEFDLGKHPQGTEVKAITYSAMQINQKPEHDKNEVFVIIDI; this is encoded by the exons ATGGAGACGACACTGGAAACGAAAGAACACATCATTCCGGAGGTCAAGTATGAAT ACTTGGATCACACTGCTGACGTACA GTTGCACGCATGGGGCGAATCATTGAAGGAAGCGTTCGAACAATGTGGCATGGCCATGTTTGGTTACATGACGGAGCTATCATCCGTTGAAATACAGAAATGCTACGAAATCCAAACCGACCCTACGGATGATCTGGAAAATTTACTGTTTCGATTTTTAGACGAGCTATTGTTCCTTTTTTCGGCTGAACCTTTTCTGATttgcaaaaaattggaaattatgaagtttgagatgGAGCCGGAAAATTTCCACATCGTTTGCCGGTGCTACGGAGAAGAATTCGATCTTGGAAAGCATCCCCAGGGAACCGAGGTTAAAGCaattacctattcggctatGCAGATTAACCAGAAGCCGGAGCATGATAAAAACGAGGTGTTTGTAATAATTGATATTTGA
- the LOC134219634 gene encoding protein SYS1 homolog has product MKKLTGTFRSTQWDPYLLIAQIVALQALLYVSLGTIMFVMDLFAEANHTLDHLFEYHEIHVTDIGGRLVIFAFVLNSLCGSGLLWFIVRRTKLCLDFSVTFHFIHLVVCWWYNSAFPSTISWWMLNAVCTALMCVCGEFLCLKTELREIPVGYSALNNKVDL; this is encoded by the exons ATGAAGAAGCTTACGGGGACGTTCCGGAGTACCCAGTGGGATCCGTACCTGTTGATAGCGCAAATTGTGGCATTGCAAGCCCTTCTCTACGTCAGTCTTGGCACGATCATGTTTGTGATGGATCTTTTTGCCGAGGCGAATCACACACTGGACCACCTCTTCGAGTATCAC GAAATTCACGTCACCGACATTGGTGGACGGTTGGTAATATTCGCATTCGTACTCAACTCCTTGTGCGGTTCGGGTCTGCTGTGGTTCATAGTGCGCCGCACCAAGCTCTGTCTGGATTTCAGCGTGACGTTCCACTTCATCCATCTGGTGGTTTGCTGGTGGTACAACAGCGCGTTTCCCTCGACCATCAGCTGGTGGATGCTGAATGCGGTTTGTACGGCGCTGATGTGCGTGTGCGGTGAGTTTTTGTGTCTGAAAACAGAACTGCGAGAGATTCCCGTTGGATACTCTGCCCTCAACAACAAAGTTGATCTGTAA